CTCCAGGAAGTCGACGACCGTGCCGGCGCCGAACCCGCCCACGAATTTGTAGAGCCCGTAGTAGAGGACCAGGGCCAGGATGGGGACCCCGGTGATCGGGTTCATGGTCCAGCCGCTCAACCGCTCGGCCCAGGTGCGCCGGCGCGACTCGGGGGCGCGAAACGCGTCCGCGCAGAGGAGGGCCGCCTCCTCGTGGAGGCGCAGGGGGATCGCGTAGCTCGGGGGCTTCTCGCCGGCGCGCTCGAGGTCCCGCAGGGCCGCCTGGCGGACCTTCTCGACGTCGCCTCCCTGCGGGCCCAGCCGCTCGCCCAGGCGCTCGTCGCCCTGGAGGAGCAGCAGGGCCAGGGCTCGGCGGGAGACGCTTCCTTCGGGGACCGCGGGCTCCAGCACCTGGAGGGCTCCCTCGCAGGCCTCCCCATAGTAGACCTCGGCCAGCCGGTCCACGCGGTGGTAGGCGGCGATCCGCTCCCGGAGCCGGTCGAGCCCCCTTCCGGTCAGGGCCGAGGTGGCGACCACCGGGACGCCAAGCTTCGCCTCCAGGATGGCCTCGTCGATCCGGATCCCGAGCCGCTCGGCCTCGTCGATCATGTTCAGGACCAGGATCACCGGAAGCCCGGCCTCGGCGAGCTGCAAGGTGAGGGGGAGCATCCGCTTCAGGTTCTTCGCGTCCACCACGTGGAGGACCGCATCCGCTTGCCCGTCGAGCAGGATGTCCCGGGCAACCCGCTCCTCCTCGGTGATCGGGAGCAGCGAGTACATCCCCGGAGTGTCCTCCACGGCGATCTCGTCGGCCCCCAGCCGGCACTTGCCGCGGGAGACCTCCACCGTGGTGCCCGGGTAATTCGATACCACCACGTAGGACCCCGTGAGGCGGTTGAACAGCGCGCTCTTGCCCACGTTGGGGCTGCCCACCAGGACGACCTTGCGGACGCCGGGCTCGCGGAGGGGTGTCGCTGCGGAGCCGCAGTGGCAACTCGGACTCATGGAGAACTCCTTGGGGCTGGGTGGGGCTCTGCGGACGGGCGCAGGGCCGAGGCGAATGACCTGAACGCCTGAGCATGTAGTCATGTGTTTAGCTGTTCTTGAGAGTGGCTGTCAAGAACAAAAACTGGGCTCAGGAACCGAGTCAGTGGAGATCTGCACCCCCGAGAAAGGCGGAGCGACTCACTTGACGGGCCGCCGGGCTTTCCGTATCGTGTGAGCCATTGCTCAGACGAGAGGATCTGATATGGAGATGTGCAGCGAGTCTGTTGTCCACCCTGAGGCCGTGGCGCTGGCCCGCGAGGCGGTCGAGAGCGCCCCGGTGGAAGCCCTGGCCGAGACCTTCAAGGTGCTGGGGGACCCCACCCGGGTGCGCATCCTCCTGGCCCTGTCGGCCCGGGAGCTGTGCGTCTGCGACCTGGCCGAGATCTTCGACGTCACCCCGAGCGCGGTTTCCCACCAGCTACGCCTGCTGCGCCACCACCGGCTGGTGAGGCCGCGACGCGACGGCAAGCTCGTCTACTACAGCCTGGACGACGACCACGTCCGTGAGCTCTTTGCCGAGGGGCTGCGCCACGTGTGGGAGGACGGCCGATGAGCTGGGTGGACTTCGCCGGCAGGGTGCTCCTGGAAAGCTGGGAGGTGCTCGCGGACGCCGCACCTTACCTCTTGTTCGGGTTTCTTGCCGCAGGTCTGATCCACGGCCTGGTTCCCACCGACCTCGTGGCGAGGCATCTCGGTCGCGGCCGCTTCCTGCCGGTGCTCAAGGCGGCTCTCTTCGGGATTCCGCTCCCCCTGTGTTCCTGTGGGGTGCTCCCTGCGGCCATCGGGCTCCGCAAGAAGGGGGCGAGCAAGGGGGCTACGGTCTCGTTTCTCGTCTCGACCCCGGAGACCGGGGTGGATTCCATCGCCTTGACCTACGCGCTCATGGATCCCCTCATGACGCTCTTTCGACCGCTTTCGGCCTTCGTCACCGCCGTGGTCGCGGGTCTCGCGGAGAACCTGTTCGGCCGAGCCAGCGAGCCCGCGCCGGTCGAGCGCCTTTCGTGCGGGTGCGTCGATGAGTCGCTGGTCTCGCACTTGCCGCTCCGGACCCGGGTTCGGCAAGGGTTTCGCTTCGCGTTTCGGGACCTGCTCGGCGACCTGGCGCCCTGGCTAGCGGCGGGGTTCGTCCTCGCCGGCCTGATCTCGGTGCTGGTGCCGGCCGACTTCGTCGCGACTCACCTGGGGGAAGGCTGGCTTCCCAGGGTCGTCATGCTCGCCGTGGGAATCCCGCTCTACATGTGCGCCACGGCGTCCACTCCCGTTGCCGCGGCCCTGCTCCTCAAGGGTCTGAGTCCCGGCGCCGCTCTGGTCTTCCTCTTGGCCGGGCCGGCCACCAACCTCGCGTCCCTGACCGCGCTTGCGGGCACCCTGGGCGTAGGGGCGACCGCCCGCTACCTGCTCTCCATCTCCGTCTCAGCGTTGGCCATGGGCGCCTTACTCGACGCGATCTATCCGGCTCTCGGCGTGTCCGCGCGCGCGGCGGCCGGTGCCGGCGCCGAGGTGTTCCCGTCTCTGCTCGGCGCCGCCTCGGCCCTCCTGCTCGTCGCGCTCGCCCTGTGGCCGCACCTGCCCGGGCGTCGGCGTGGCCCCCAGACCTGCCCCGGAGCCACGTGAAGCTCCGAGTGCGGCTAGGTCAGCCGCAGGACCTCCCGATGCAGCGCCTCCAGCCCCTCGGTCGCTCCGTACCGCCCCGAGCCGCCCCCGACGGCTCACGCCTGCCGGCAGTGGCGGTCCTGACCGCCGTAGCTCTGCTCGCCGTTCTCCTGACCCTGGTCACCTGGGGCAACCTAGACCGCGAGGAGGAGCTGATGGAGCGGTTCCTCCAGGAGGAAGGCCTGACAGTGATCCGTTCTTTCGAGGCCGGGGTGCGGGCGGCCATGCTGTCCACGGCGTCGGAGTCGAGCGCGCTCGAGACCCTCGTCCGGGAGATCGCCCGGGCCGATCGGGTTGCCTACGTGCGGGTCGCCGACGAGTTCGAGCGGCTCCTGGCCGAGTCCGGACCAGACGCGGGGCGGATCGAGCCGCGCCCGGCGCGGGAGGTCCTCGCGGCCGGTGCTGCGGCGACCCGGATTGTCACCGGGCCGGGAGGTGGCCGAGTCCTCGAGGTCGCTCGGGAGCTCCGCCCCATCGAGGCCCCCCGCGGGGACGACCGCCCCCGAGAAGCCATGGCGCGCCGCTGGCAACAGTGGTGCTCCATGGGGTCCATGATGAGACCGATGATGGGCACGGGGGGGCGCTCCGCCGGTGATGCTCCCGGAGAAGCCTGCCGGCAGACCATCGCCGTCGGCCTCTACACGGAGGAGTTCGACGCCGCCCGCCGCCAGGACGTGCGCAACAGCCTCCTTCTCGGCGGGACACTGCTCCTCGCGGGTGGCGCGGGTTTCTACCTGCTCCTCCTCTCCCAGCGAAACCGCGTGGCCCGTTCCACGCTCGAGAGCTTGCGCCTCTACACCCGCGATGTGATCGAGAGCCTCCCGGATGCCCTGGTGACCCTCGACCCAGAGGGACGGGTGGTCTCAGTCAATGCCCGAGCCCGAGAGCTTCTCGACTTGGGGGAACGGGAAACGACCGGAGAGAACCTGCACGAGCTGGTCGGTGCCGAGGACTGTGCGATCGAACCGCTCCTCCAGGCCGGCCAGGAGTTCCGGGATCACCCCATGGAGTGCCTTCGCCCCGGCTGCGACCCCCTCCCGGTCAAAGTCAGCGCGGCCCACCTCACGGACGGCGACGGAGCGCGGGTGGGCACGGTGCTCCTGATCCGCGACGTGCGGGAGCTTCGCGCCGTGGAGGAGCAGCTCGAGCGGTCGCGGCGCCTGGCCTCCCTGGGGCGCATGGCCGCCGGGATCGCCCACGAGATCCGCAACCCCTTGGGCACCCTGAGGGGGTTTGCCCAGTACTTCGGCGGCAAGAACGCGGACGACGCCACGGCGTCGGAGTACGCGGCGCTCATGGTCTCCGAGATCGACCGGCTCAACCGGATCATCGCCGCGCTCCTGCAGTTCGCGCGCCCCCGGGAGCCCGAGTTCCAAGAGGTCTCCCTGACCTCTTTGGCGGTGAAGATCGAGAAGCTGGTGGCGGACGAGGCCGCCGCGGCCGGGCTCTCCTACCGGTCCCAGGTTCCGGAGGGGGACGTCCGGCTCCGGGCCGATCCGGACCTCCTGACCCAGGCCCTCCTGAACCTCCTCCACAACGCCTTCGCCGCGACAGAGAAGGGCGGCGAGGTGGTCCTGGGCGTCCGCCTCGAGCCGGACTCCGTCGGCGTCTTCGTCGACGACACGGGCAGGGGCCTGACGGCCGAAGAGAAGGAGCGGATGTTCGACCCCTTCTACACCACGCGGAAAACGGGCACGGGGCTCGGCCTCGCCGTGGTCCACCAGGTGGTGGAGCAGCACGGCGGGCGGATCGAGGTGGAGAGCATCCTCGGCCGGGGCACCCGGGTGACCCTCGCCCTGCCGCGGTCCCCCGAGGCGACGCCATGAGCGCCGGGAAGCCGGCGATCCTTATCGTGGACGACGACCGGGGTCACCGCACCATGCTGCGGGCGGTGCTCGCCGAGGCCGGCTACCCCACCCTGGAGGCCGATGACGGAGACACCGCCGTGGAGCGGGTGCAGGACGCGGACGTGGGCCTCGTGCTACTCGACCTCAAGATGGCGCGCATGGGTGGGATCGAGGCCCTGGAGGCCATCAAGCAGCTGCGCTTCGACCTCCCGGTGGTCCTCATGACCGCCTACGCCTCGGTGGAGACCGCGGTGGAGGCCATGAAGAAGGGGGCCTTCGACTACGTCACCAAGCCCGTGGACATGGAGGAGCTCAAGCTCACCGTGGAGAAGGCCCTCGCGTTCGAGCGCCTGCGGGCGGAGAACGCCCTTCTCCGGGAGCGGATCGGGGAGCGCTTCGACGTCTCCAAGATCATCGGCCAGAGCCGGCCCATGCGGGAGCTCTTCGAGACCCTGGCCCTGGTGGCACCCTCGGAAGCCACGGTGCTCGTCACCGGCGAGTCCGGTACCGGCAAGGAGCTCATCGCCAACGCGATCCACGAGAGCAGCCCTCGCAAGGGCGGCCCCTTCGTCAAAGTGAACTGCGCCGCCCTGCACGAGAACCTCCTGGAGAGCGAGCTCTTCGGCCACGAGCGGGGCGCCTTCACCGGCGCCACCGAGCAGCGCAAGGGCCGCTTCGAGCTGGCCCACCGCGGCACGCTCTTCCTGGACGAGATCGGGGACCTGAGCCTGCCCACCCAGGCCAAGATTCTGCGCGTCCTGCAGGAGCGGGAGTTCGAAAGGCTGGGTGGGACCAGGACCCTCACGGCAGACGTTCGTCTCGTAGCCGCCACCCACCGGAATCTGGAGGAGATGGTCGAAGAGGGGACCTTCCGCCAGGATCTCTTCTACCGCCTGAGCGTCGTGCCGGTGCACCTGCCGCCCCTGCGGGAGCGCCGCGACGACCTACCGCTCCTGGCCGAACACTTCCTGCGCCGCTACGCGGAGAAGAACCGCAAGGAGGTCCGCGGCTTCCACCCCCAAGCCCTGGAGTTCCTCACCCGCCACGACTGGCCCGGAAACATCCGCGAGCTCGAAAACACCGTGGAACGAGCCGTCATCCTTTGCCCGGGGGACCGGATCACCCCTCAGGAACTGCCGGCGGCGATCCGCGGCGCGGAGGTCTCCACGCCGACGACCACGACCCTGCCGGCGGGTCTCTCCCTCAAGGAAGCCGAGCGGGAAGTCATCCTGCGCACCCTCGCCGAGACCGAGGGCAACCGCACCCGTGCCGCCGAGGTCCTCGGCATCTCCCGCCAGACGCTGATCACCCGCCTCAAGGAGTACGGGGCCGGCTGACACCTAGCAGCCGTCCAAGTTCTTCACAGCTCCTGCCGCCTTTCTCCCGGTACCGTCCAAGACGATGACAGTGTCGAGCGCCGCACCCATCTTCGCTTTCCATTAAATTTCTGTGTCGTATCCATGCCTTATCGGTCAGCTTCGCCGGTTTCCGGAGCTTGGCACGCGGGTTGCTCCTATCCGAGGACAAGCGATGGACACACACCCCACGAAAGGAGCAGACGATGAGACGGTTCCTCACGGCGATAGCGGGACCGCTGCTACTGGCGACGGCTGCCTTTGCCCTCGGCGGCTGCGGCCATTATGGCCACGGTTACTGTGGATCGGGCTACGGGCACGGCTCGTACGCAACGGCGGACGCGCATCGGCACGGGCCCGGGTGCGGCCACCCCTACACCCCGTAGAGCAAGGACCATGTGGTGTGGCCCGGGCAGTTGGAGTGGGTGGTGGCATGGAGGCTGGGGCCTGCTGGTCTTCCTCGGGCTCATGGCGCTCGTGGCCTGGGTGGTGTTCCGGGCGCCCCGGCGGGAAGGGGCACGGAGCGGGGCCCCAGCGGTTTGCGGGCGCTGCGGGGGGACCGTTGAGGACGCCTATTTTCGCTGCCCCCACTGCGGCCACGCCCTCAAGACCCACTGCCCCGCCTGCAGCCGGGTGGTAGAGACAAGCTGGAGCTTCTGCCCCTACTGCAGGGAAGACGTGAGCCGCCGGACGGCGGCCGACCCTCAACCTCAAGAAGGAGAAGCGACATGAACTGGAAGAAGATCGCCCTTGGCAGCACCGTGGTTGGAACGCTGATGCTCACGGGTCTCTCCGGGCAGGCTCTGGCCTGTTGGGACTGCACGGCCCCGCGGCAGGCGGCCGCGACCCCCGCGGACCAGGCAAAGCTCGAAGAGATCCGCCAGAAGTACGCCGCC
The nucleotide sequence above comes from Thermodesulfobacteriota bacterium. Encoded proteins:
- a CDS encoding metalloregulator ArsR/SmtB family transcription factor, which gives rise to MEMCSESVVHPEAVALAREAVESAPVEALAETFKVLGDPTRVRILLALSARELCVCDLAEIFDVTPSAVSHQLRLLRHHRLVRPRRDGKLVYYSLDDDHVRELFAEGLRHVWEDGR
- a CDS encoding SO_0444 family Cu/Zn efflux transporter, with protein sequence MDFAGRVLLESWEVLADAAPYLLFGFLAAGLIHGLVPTDLVARHLGRGRFLPVLKAALFGIPLPLCSCGVLPAAIGLRKKGASKGATVSFLVSTPETGVDSIALTYALMDPLMTLFRPLSAFVTAVVAGLAENLFGRASEPAPVERLSCGCVDESLVSHLPLRTRVRQGFRFAFRDLLGDLAPWLAAGFVLAGLISVLVPADFVATHLGEGWLPRVVMLAVGIPLYMCATASTPVAAALLLKGLSPGAALVFLLAGPATNLASLTALAGTLGVGATARYLLSISVSALAMGALLDAIYPALGVSARAAAGAGAEVFPSLLGAASALLLVALALWPHLPGRRRGPQTCPGAT
- a CDS encoding ATP-binding protein gives rise to the protein MQRLQPLGRSVPPRAAPDGSRLPAVAVLTAVALLAVLLTLVTWGNLDREEELMERFLQEEGLTVIRSFEAGVRAAMLSTASESSALETLVREIARADRVAYVRVADEFERLLAESGPDAGRIEPRPAREVLAAGAAATRIVTGPGGGRVLEVARELRPIEAPRGDDRPREAMARRWQQWCSMGSMMRPMMGTGGRSAGDAPGEACRQTIAVGLYTEEFDAARRQDVRNSLLLGGTLLLAGGAGFYLLLLSQRNRVARSTLESLRLYTRDVIESLPDALVTLDPEGRVVSVNARARELLDLGERETTGENLHELVGAEDCAIEPLLQAGQEFRDHPMECLRPGCDPLPVKVSAAHLTDGDGARVGTVLLIRDVRELRAVEEQLERSRRLASLGRMAAGIAHEIRNPLGTLRGFAQYFGGKNADDATASEYAALMVSEIDRLNRIIAALLQFARPREPEFQEVSLTSLAVKIEKLVADEAAAAGLSYRSQVPEGDVRLRADPDLLTQALLNLLHNAFAATEKGGEVVLGVRLEPDSVGVFVDDTGRGLTAEEKERMFDPFYTTRKTGTGLGLAVVHQVVEQHGGRIEVESILGRGTRVTLALPRSPEATP
- a CDS encoding sigma-54 dependent transcriptional regulator; amino-acid sequence: MSAGKPAILIVDDDRGHRTMLRAVLAEAGYPTLEADDGDTAVERVQDADVGLVLLDLKMARMGGIEALEAIKQLRFDLPVVLMTAYASVETAVEAMKKGAFDYVTKPVDMEELKLTVEKALAFERLRAENALLRERIGERFDVSKIIGQSRPMRELFETLALVAPSEATVLVTGESGTGKELIANAIHESSPRKGGPFVKVNCAALHENLLESELFGHERGAFTGATEQRKGRFELAHRGTLFLDEIGDLSLPTQAKILRVLQEREFERLGGTRTLTADVRLVAATHRNLEEMVEEGTFRQDLFYRLSVVPVHLPPLRERRDDLPLLAEHFLRRYAEKNRKEVRGFHPQALEFLTRHDWPGNIRELENTVERAVILCPGDRITPQELPAAIRGAEVSTPTTTTLPAGLSLKEAEREVILRTLAETEGNRTRAAEVLGISRQTLITRLKEYGAG
- a CDS encoding zinc ribbon domain-containing protein — protein: MALVAWVVFRAPRREGARSGAPAVCGRCGGTVEDAYFRCPHCGHALKTHCPACSRVVETSWSFCPYCREDVSRRTAADPQPQEGEAT